The Diadema setosum chromosome 1, eeDiaSeto1, whole genome shotgun sequence genome has a window encoding:
- the LOC140227824 gene encoding glutathione-specific gamma-glutamylcyclotransferase 1-like — translation MAPQHNSVSEEQMLAQDSMWIFGYGSLIWHPNFDFTERKTGYVDGFVTRFWQGSITHRGTPDKPGRVATMIEQQGGQAWGVVFKVEGTEQITKALLHLNTRECHLGGYQVQEVTFTVTDGEKEEEDGQEISAIAFRATPDNDLFEGPDTAEETAKVVAASRGWVGHNAEYLFRLVDFMHQTVPDAKDRYLFELESLTMQLLKCNCAEDWTASKSCRGSNKRGVSQASDTVQYYHKCFQQASVQSGGVSQMVN, via the exons ATGGCCCCTCAACATAACTCGGTATCAGAAGAGCAGATGTTGGCGCAAGATTCAATGTGGATCTTCGGTTATGGGTCGTTGATATGGCATCCCAACTTCGACTTTACAGAAAGGAAGACTGGCTACGTGGACGGCTTTGTAACTAGATTCTGGCAAGGCAGTATAACACACCGTGGAACCCCCGACAAG CCTGGAAGAGTCGCAACAATGATTGAACAACAAGGG GGCCAGGCATGGGGAGTGGTGTTTAAGGTTGAGGGGACAGAGCAGATTACAAAGGCATTGCTCCATCTTAACACCCGCGAGTGTCATCTGGGTGGCTACCAGGTCCAGGAGGTCACATTCACCGTCACTGacggggagaaggaggaggaggatggccAGGAGATCAGTGCCATCGCTTTCAGGGCGACGCCCGACAACGACCTTTTCGAGGGGCCAGATACAGCTGAGGAGACGGCCAAGGTTGTGGCAGCGTCGCGGGGCTGGGTGGGCCACAACGCAGAGTACCTCTTCCGACTCGTCGACTTCATGCATCAGACGGTGCCAGATGCCAAGGACCGCTATCTGTTTGAACTTGAATCGCTGACCATGCAGCTGTTGAAGTGCAATTGCGCAGAGGACTGGACTGCCAGCAAGTCCTGCAGAGGGTCCAACAAACGTGGAGTGTCCCAAGCCAGCGACACAGTGCAATATTACCACAAGTGTTTCCAGCAAGCGTCGGTGCAATCAGGTGGTGTTAGCCAAATGGTTAATTGA